GGCGCCTTCAAGGGCCGAGATGGCGCGAGTGTAGGCGCTGATCGCATCGGCGGTCTGGCCGAGGTTTTGATAGCACTGAGCCAGCCGCTGGTTGGTACGTCCGGGGTCTGCGCCAGCTTTCAGGGCGCCTTGGAAATTGCGCGCCGCGCCCTGATAGTCCCCCAACTGAAACTGCCGAAGGCCCGTGCGGAACAGCGTGTCCGCCGTCATGGAGTCATTGCCGCCCGTCGATCCTCCCGAGTTGCCCTGTCCGCCTGAGCCGCTCACATTGATCTCATAGACGGCAGGCTTTCCGGTGCTGCTCGACCCTCCACGAGCGTTCCCTCCACCAACCACCGGATCGGGCCCGTCGGGCTGGCTATCGCCACCGCTGTTACCGCCGCCGGGGTTGGAATTCGCGCCTCCGCCCCCTCCTCCGCCTTGATTCGGCCGAGTCCCTTGATCGGTGCCCCTGCCAATGCCTGCGTCCGGCCGGATGCCGATGCCCAACGGGGGGACCGAGCTGTTGTCGCCGATTCCAGGGGGGGAGTCTCCAGGGTTGGTGAGGGGTCCCGGCGCAGCGCCTCCGCCGGTTCCGGGGGCGCCCGCCCCACCCGGTGCCTGAGCGCCGTCACTGGGGTTTGCGGTTCCTGGAGACGCGCCGGCCGCGTTCGGGTCGGCAGGGTTCTGGATAGGTGGCGAACTGTTTACGGGAGTTTGGGAGTCGGTGCCGCCTTTGCCGCTATTGGAGGCGACCTCTCCTCCTGGGTTGAGAAAGCCGGCGAGGGCAATGCCCACGGAAACGACCAAGACCGTCGCGGCGAGCGCCCCGATGATGGCGGTCCTGCGGTCCGGGGCGGGCGGCGCCGTCTGGAGTTTTGCCGCGATCAGACTGCGCAAGTGGGTGACCTTGATCTTGTCGAGCGCGGAGTCAGGCTTCAGGCTCACAACACGCTCAAAAAGCTCGAGCGCTTCGGCCAACTGGCCCTCGTGCTCCCGGCACATTGCCTTGAGCGAGAGAGCGGCGACCGAACCCGGGTCCTCCTCCAGCACCGCTTCGGCGATGAGGCAGGCCTCCATCACCTTTCCATCGTTGAACTTGCGGTATCCCTCCGCGACCAAACCGGCCTGATCGGTCTGCGCTTGGTCGATGGCCGCCTTTTCCAGCTCTTTGCCGCAACTCTTGCAAAAGTGGCTGTCGATGCTGTTTTTCGTGTTGCAGTGTGTGCAGGTCACCATGGGTGTTGGGCCCTCGTTCGCCTCCGAACTCCGACGGTAATGGCGCCGGGCCGTTTCTCAAGACGGGTCTATCTACCTAAGTACGTTCGAGGAAATTCTACCAGAGCAGGTTCGGGGGCACCCCCGATGGGTCTCGCGCCAATAGACTTCGCTCAGTCCTCTAAACGGATAGACGCGAAAAGACCGTGTCAACTTCTTGAGTGCTTGCACAAAAATGTGTTGAGCCCCCTGCTTGCTGTGCCCGCCAGACTGCCCGATCTCCTCGAACGTCCAGCCCTCCAGCCGCTTGTGAAGCACGTCCATTTGCCGGTCCGTGAGTCTGGCCTTGGCAAATACGGCTTCGCACTCTCGGCGAAGAAGCGGCTCGTCGCCCCGGGACAGAACGTGGTGGGCGTAAAGCGGCTCGCGAATGTCTGCTAGTTTTTGCTTGATTCGGATGCCCCTTTCGGAGTAGAAAGGGCGAGTGTCGTCGCGCTCGCAGAGGCTGAGAAGGGCGTCGGCCAGAAACGAAAGGTCCTCACAGGTCATAGCAATCACTCGTCTACTATATAGTAGATATTCGTCTACTATATTGTAGAAGAGGGGACCGGGTTTGTCAACCAACGCCCGCGAGGATTCGCGCTTTTTGCCGTTGCCTCGTCTTGGTTCGCAAACGAGGAAGAGTCTGGAATGCAAGGAGACGAGGGGATGAGGGGTGGGCTCCCGCCAAGTATCATTTCCCCATGGACTTCGGGATCTCCGGGCGCGTGGCGATGGTCGCGGCGGCAAGCAAGGGCATCGGGCTCGCCGTCGCCAAGGAACTGGCACAGGAAGGCTGTCGCGTCTCCATCTGCGCCCGGAATCAGGAAGCTCTCGGAGCGGCGTGCGAGGCGATTGGCGGCGCGCGGGGCTATCTGTGCGACGTCAGCCGAGCCGAGGACCTCGAGCGTTGGTATGAAGGCACCAAAGCTGAACTGGGCACTCCCGAAATCCTGGTGACCAACACCGGCGGCCCACCCGCGGGGGCGCCCTCCGAGACTTCGGACGACGAGTGGCAAGCGGGCTTCGACAGCACTCTGATGAACGTCGTGCGCCTGGTGCGGCTGGCTTCGCCCGGCATGATCGAGCGCGGCTGGGGGCGGTTCGTCCACCTCACGTCACTCTTTGCGAAGGAGCCTTCGTCGCTGCTGGCGATCTCGAGCACGCTCCGCTCGGGGCTGATGGCGCTCACCCGCCTGCAGGCCACCGAGCTCGCGCCGAAAGGCATCACGGTCAACGCCGTCCTGCCAGGGCACACGCTGACGGACCGGCAGGTTCATTTGGCGGAGATTAGGGCGGGGCTACTGGGTGTCACGGCCGAGGAGGCGCTGAAACTTCAGGCGGAGGCTGCCCCGGTCATGCGCCTTGGCAATCCCGACGAGATCGCCGCGGCAGTGGCGTTCCTGTGCTCCGATCGCGCCGGCTTCATCACCGGCGCCAACCTCCTTGTCGACGGCGGGATTGTCAAGGGGTTGGGGTAGGGAATGGAGCACCCAGACCCTGTAGGCAAAGCGTCTCGACTGGGTTGCTCAGCTTCAGAACCTCGGGTAGGGCTTTGGGAGTGCGCTGGCTTGCCAGCGCTTTGTCCCCGTAAACGCCGCGGCCAGTCCCTTTGGCACGGCAATTCACAATGGTTGCGCCCCGCAATCGCCCAGAACGTTCGGCAGACCCGCCGCCCTGTACGGGGGTGGCTCAATGCGCAAGTCCGTGAAACCTTTTGGCCGAGACACCTTGTGCTTTCAGCCGGTTCATGTCAAGGCTGCAAACAGGTCGCCCCAACAGGGCCTGTCTGGTGTGGTTGCCGCGGAACCAGTGCTTCGCCCTTCGCTTCAGCAGGTCAGCCTGTTGGCCCTCCAAGAGGGTTTGGTTCGCACTCCAGGCGAAGTCACAGGGTCTCCCACCCCAACCCCTCCCTCATTTTCGACTTCGGCAAAAACAAGGGAGGGGCTCGGAGCTTACGGGAAGATGCCGCGGGTGACCGTGGCGTCGGCAACGCGCTTGACGCCGATGATCAGCGCCGCCGTGCGCATGTCGGTCTTGTGCTGGCGCATCGTCGCCTCGACATGCTGGAACGAGTTCACCATCAGCTTGTCCAGCTTGACGTTGACTTCGGTTTCCTCCCAGAAGAAGTTCTGAAGGTCCTGGACCCACTCGAAGTAGCTCACGACCACACCGCCTGCGTTGGCCAGGATGTCCGGCACCACCATCACGCCCTTGTCGGCGAAAATGAGGTCGGCGTCGGGAGTGGTCGGGCCGTTCGCGCCCTCGACGATCAGCTTGGCCTTGATCTTGTCGGCGTTGTCCTTGGTGATCTGGGCGGCAATGGCGCATGGCATCAAGATGTCGCAGGGCAGTTCCAGCAGCTCCAGGTTCGAGACCGGCTCGGCGTCGGTGTAGTTCCTAAGTCCGCCGTCGCGGTTGGCGAAGCGGTCGTGTAGCTCGCGCGCCGGCAGGCCCTTGGGGTTGTAGATGCCGCCGGTCGCGTCGCTCAGTCCAACCACCGTCGCCCCGCGATCCTCGGCGATCATCGCAGCGATCGCGCCGACGTTGCCAAACCCTTGCACCACCACCTTCGCTCCGTCGAAGTTGAAGTTCATTTGCCTGGCAGCTTCGCACGCGGTGACGACGACCCCGCGGCCCGTGGCCTCATGCCGTCCCTCGGATCCGCCCAGTTCGACGGGCTTTCCGGTCACGATGCCCGGCATGGTGTGCCCGGCTGCCATGGAATAGGTGTCCATGAACCAGGCCATCACCTGGGCGTTGGTGCCGATGTCGGGCGCTGGGATATCTTGGCGCTCGCCGACGACGATGTTGATTTCGGTGGCAAAGCGGCGGGTCAGCTTCTCCAACTCGCGCTTGGAAAGCCTTCGCGTGTCCACCTTGACGGAGCCCTTTGCCCCGCCATAAGGAATATTGGCGACGGCGCACTTCCAGGTCATCCACATGGCCAGCGCGGTCGTTTCGTGCACGTCCACGTCCGGGTGAAAGCGGATGCCACCCTTGCTGGGGCCCCGGCTAACGTTGTGCTGCACTCGATAGCCCTCGAAGACCTGGACGCTGCCGTCGTCCATGACAACGGGGAAGTTGACGATAAGCTGCCTCTTTGGCCGGGAAAGAACTTCGTGAAGGCCTTCGTCGAGGTCGAGGTGCTTGGCGGCAATCTCTAGCTGCTTGCGCGCCATATCGAGAACGTGCTTGTGGCTCATAGCAGGGTCCTGAAGGGGCTAACGACGGAGTTCCGGCAGCCATCGCCCAAGCAGGAGCGATAGGGGAACCACGAGAACACCGTTGGTCACCGCAGACCCTATTGTAGCTCCCAGGAAGCCAAGGATATTGGCCGGCGGAGCAAGGAACATCAGCACGACCTGGGCAAAAAGCGTGGCGACAAAACCGGTCATGGCGGCGAGCGCCCATCCGGTCTCGAGTCGCAGTTCTCGCAGCGAGCCCACCAGGAACCCGGCGCTGGTCCTGCTGATGACGTAATGCGTCAGGTTGGCGCCCGCCACCGCGCCCTGGCAAAGCCCGGCGAAGAAACCGAACCAAGTCGCTCCGGGCCGGGTCAGATGGGGCCCGGCCGCGGCGATCGCAACCACCATGAAGTCGGGCTGAACGCCAAAGACGGAAAGACGATAGGCGAGCGCGAACTGCAGCCCCGTGGCCACCCAGAGCACGGCAACGAGCAAGAGTGTGGCGCCAGGTCTCATTTGAGCACGTAGACCGAACGCACCTCGCCAAGCACGACGTGCGGAAACACCTGGCACCGCCGGGAACCGGTCTCCGGGTCATCGTTGATTTGGGCGATTTTGCCGATCGGAATCCCAGGCGGCACGCGGTCCGAGTAGCCCGAGGTCACCACCTCGTCGCCCACCTGCACGGTGGCACGCATATCCAGGTAATCGAGCAAGACGGCTCGCGGAGACTCCCCGATGGCCAGCCCGACGGGCGGCGGGTCTCGCTGCACCATCGCGCCAATCCGAAGCCTTGGAGACGAGATCAGGAGCACTTGGCACTTTCCTCGCTCGACGGTTTGGACCCGCCCCACCAACCCCTCGGACGTCACCACGGGCTGTTCGGCCTTGACGCCTTGGTCTGAGCCCACGTTCAGGGTGATCCGGTTTTCCAACGGTGCGTAGCCGATGACGCCGGCTGCGACGCGCTCGCGGCCGGGGATTTTCGGAAGCGCTAGAAGTCGCCTGAGGCGGTCGTTTTCGTCCACCATCAGCTCGACCCTGGCGTTGTATTGGGCGGCGGCTTGCGCCAGGTCGTGCAGCCGTCGGTTCTCTCGGGTCAGTGCGCCGGCCCGGAACACGCCTGCCGTGAAATCCGAGGCCCCGTTCGCCATGGCCGTGAGTCCGTTGCTGAGCGGTGAAACCGCTGCGCGAACCATCCGGGAAGGGAAGTCCACCTCGCCTGCAGATCGAGCAGAAGTTTGAACTCGGCCCAGAACGGCCCCCGCCGCGCAGAGCAGCACCAACAAGATCCAGTCCTTTGCTTGATGCCTGCCTACCTTCTCGATGACTTCTCCAACATCCGTCGAATCTGGGGTTTCTCGTGCATGGCCTCCACGACCTTGCCCGTGCCCAGGGCGACGCAGCTAAGCGGGTCTTCGGCGATGTGGACGGGCATGCCCGTTTCCTGCGAGATGAGTCGGTCTATTCCTCGCAGGAGGGCGCCACCCCCCGCGACGACGATTCCGTTGTTCATGGCGTCGGCGGCGAGTTCGGGCGGGGTGGCTTCGAGGGTCAACTTGACGGCCTCGACGATGGCGGTCAGGGGCTCGGCGATGGCCACGCGCACCTCGTCGCTGGTGACGATGGCGCTCTTGGGCAGCCCGGTGACCAGATCGCGGCCTTTGATCGTCATTTGAAGCTCTTGGCCGAGCGGGAAGGCGCTTCCGATCTCCAGCTTGATCTGCTCGGCGGTGCGGTCTCCAATGAAGAGGTTGTAGGCGCGGCGCACATAGGCGGCGATGGCCTCGTCGATCTCGTCCCCAGCGATGCGGATCGACCGCGAATGGACGATGCCTGCCAGTGAGATCACGGCGACTTCGGTGGTTCCGCCTCCGATGTCCACGACCATCGACCCGATCGGCTCCTCGATGGGAAGGCCCGCGCCGATCGCCGCCGCCATCGGTTCCTCGATGACATAGGCCCTAGACGCGCCGGCGCGCTCGGCAGCCTGGATGACGGCGAGGCGCTCGACTTCGGTGACGCCGCTGGGAATGCCCACCACGACGGTCTGCCACACGAGTCCGCGACGCGAGACCTTGCTGATAAAGCGCCTGAGCATCATTTCAGTCTGGTCATAGTCGGCGATGACGCCGTCCTTGAGCGGGCGCACGGCCACGATGTTGGCCGGGGTCCGTCCCAGCATCCTCTTGGCCTCTTCGCCAACCTCCAGAACTTCGCCGGTGTCCTTGTTGATCGCGACCACGCTGGGCTCGCGTAGGACGACGCCTCGGCCGGCCACGTGCACAAGCGTGTTGGCGGTGCCGAGATCAATGCCTATATCTCGGGAAAACCGGCCCACGATCTGCTGCCAGATCGTCAGGTGTCCGTTGCTAATCTTCATCGCCGACCAACTCGCCGGTCATCAACCGCTTGGCGAGCGTTTCCTGGGAGATTGCGGAGAGAATGACGGCGGCTTCGGTGGTGAAGATAATGGACTTGGTCCGCCGGCCTTGGGTGGCGTCGATGAGATTGTTCGACTTTCGAAGCGTTTGCACCAGCCGGCGCATCGGGGCCGACTCGCTGGAAACGAGCGCGACGATCTTATCGGTCATCACGTAGTTGTAGAAGCCTACGTTGAGCACGGT
This genomic interval from Armatimonadota bacterium contains the following:
- a CDS encoding tetratricopeptide repeat protein, which translates into the protein MVTCTHCNTKNSIDSHFCKSCGKELEKAAIDQAQTDQAGLVAEGYRKFNDGKVMEACLIAEAVLEEDPGSVAALSLKAMCREHEGQLAEALELFERVVSLKPDSALDKIKVTHLRSLIAAKLQTAPPAPDRRTAIIGALAATVLVVSVGIALAGFLNPGGEVASNSGKGGTDSQTPVNSSPPIQNPADPNAAGASPGTANPSDGAQAPGGAGAPGTGGGAAPGPLTNPGDSPPGIGDNSSVPPLGIGIRPDAGIGRGTDQGTRPNQGGGGGGGANSNPGGGNSGGDSQPDGPDPVVGGGNARGGSSSTGKPAVYEINVSGSGGQGNSGGSTGGNDSMTADTLFRTGLRQFQLGDYQGAARNFQGALKAGADPGRTNQRLAQCYQNLGQTADAISAYTRAISALEGAIKSGKGSAGTQSALDACKAALQVLKGSD
- a CDS encoding SDR family oxidoreductase — encoded protein: MDFGISGRVAMVAAASKGIGLAVAKELAQEGCRVSICARNQEALGAACEAIGGARGYLCDVSRAEDLERWYEGTKAELGTPEILVTNTGGPPAGAPSETSDDEWQAGFDSTLMNVVRLVRLASPGMIERGWGRFVHLTSLFAKEPSSLLAISSTLRSGLMALTRLQATELAPKGITVNAVLPGHTLTDRQVHLAEIRAGLLGVTAEEALKLQAEAAPVMRLGNPDEIAAAVAFLCSDRAGFITGANLLVDGGIVKGLG
- a CDS encoding Glu/Leu/Phe/Val dehydrogenase; translation: MSHKHVLDMARKQLEIAAKHLDLDEGLHEVLSRPKRQLIVNFPVVMDDGSVQVFEGYRVQHNVSRGPSKGGIRFHPDVDVHETTALAMWMTWKCAVANIPYGGAKGSVKVDTRRLSKRELEKLTRRFATEINIVVGERQDIPAPDIGTNAQVMAWFMDTYSMAAGHTMPGIVTGKPVELGGSEGRHEATGRGVVVTACEAARQMNFNFDGAKVVVQGFGNVGAIAAMIAEDRGATVVGLSDATGGIYNPKGLPARELHDRFANRDGGLRNYTDAEPVSNLELLELPCDILMPCAIAAQITKDNADKIKAKLIVEGANGPTTPDADLIFADKGVMVVPDILANAGGVVVSYFEWVQDLQNFFWEETEVNVKLDKLMVNSFQHVEATMRQHKTDMRTAALIIGVKRVADATVTRGIFP
- a CDS encoding rod shape-determining protein MreC; protein product: MVRAAVSPLSNGLTAMANGASDFTAGVFRAGALTRENRRLHDLAQAAAQYNARVELMVDENDRLRRLLALPKIPGRERVAAGVIGYAPLENRITLNVGSDQGVKAEQPVVTSEGLVGRVQTVERGKCQVLLISSPRLRIGAMVQRDPPPVGLAIGESPRAVLLDYLDMRATVQVGDEVVTSGYSDRVPPGIPIGKIAQINDDPETGSRRCQVFPHVVLGEVRSVYVLK
- a CDS encoding rod shape-determining protein → MWQQIVGRFSRDIGIDLGTANTLVHVAGRGVVLREPSVVAINKDTGEVLEVGEEAKRMLGRTPANIVAVRPLKDGVIADYDQTEMMLRRFISKVSRRGLVWQTVVVGIPSGVTEVERLAVIQAAERAGASRAYVIEEPMAAAIGAGLPIEEPIGSMVVDIGGGTTEVAVISLAGIVHSRSIRIAGDEIDEAIAAYVRRAYNLFIGDRTAEQIKLEIGSAFPLGQELQMTIKGRDLVTGLPKSAIVTSDEVRVAIAEPLTAIVEAVKLTLEATPPELAADAMNNGIVVAGGGALLRGIDRLISQETGMPVHIAEDPLSCVALGTGKVVEAMHEKPQIRRMLEKSSRR
- a CDS encoding DUF370 domain-containing protein, which translates into the protein MPQPTVLNVGFYNYVMTDKIVALVSSESAPMRRLVQTLRKSNNLIDATQGRRTKSIIFTTEAAVILSAISQETLAKRLMTGELVGDED